In Eleutherodactylus coqui strain aEleCoq1 chromosome 4, aEleCoq1.hap1, whole genome shotgun sequence, the following are encoded in one genomic region:
- the LOC136624570 gene encoding uncharacterized protein produces the protein MPLSAQEKASSRRLLDQLDSAALFSLAGTVTKKKSTACTRTGAIDTILQNSKSASELLNRKKVRCDVIATHIRNEGNHVPSNITKSEAVQKTLAYWGSSTPFAGTFIPSLMMKLPKSATSYLSYPAYFDTSNLSTHSSQEDASKTWKLGALRPDLDEIPASVSFKSTDFAPSPPITDQEMISDSDVSDQQQRNVPFVGFFCPLSCEISKMSIQSGNKENEKEQRSIPQPCDLQTALHVPTGSTVQTVPYMTTSSTVNTVPPMTTHSTMQSVPLITTRSVVQTVPPMTTCAAVQTVPDVTTHSIVQTVPHVTIRPTVNTVPPMTTHSTMQTVPLATTCSMVQTVPPMTTHSMMQSVPYMTTCATVQTVPLLTTHCMAQNVSHMKTHSTLQTVPHVAIPSMLQTVRQPAIFEGKIEKVSSTPYTGITEQEDASCIWPVDCEKFTRDFCEWFFTLLNAQHQSSVLQKEDWGPQHFLENAEFQLTYLSARRKYSGGESASSHLLALVQEDKLTFSPNITSNGIKCERSPKGLVMMVGGTVFRNQSYLGTFDQIFEVVGNNKTKNWKIRYADLKIQKSS, from the exons ATGCCGCTGAGCGCACAGGAGAAGGCGTCCAGCCGGAGACTTCTAGACCAACTGGACAGCGCAGCCTTATTCTCCCTGGCTGGCACCGTCACTAAGAAGAAATCTACAGCATGTACAAGGACAG GAGCCATTGATACAATACTACAGAATAGTAAGAGCGCCAGCGAGCTCTTAAACCGTAAAAAAGTTCGTTGTGACGTCATTGCTACGCACATAAGAAATGAGGGCAATCATGTACCTTCCAATATCACGAAGTCTGAAGCTGTCCAGAAAACTTTGGCATATTGG GGTTCCTCTACACCATTCGCAGGAACTTTTATTCCATCTTTAATGATGAAACTACCGAAATCTGCTACTTCTTATCTCTCTTACCCAGCCTACTTCGATACTTCTAATTTGTCTACACATAGCTCCCAAGAAGATGCCAGCAAAACATGGAAGCTTGGAGCTCTGAGGCCAGATTTGGAT GAAATCCCTGCATCGGTGAGCTTTAAAAGTACGGATTTCGCTCCCTCTCCTCCAATCACTGATCAGGAGATGATCTCCGATTCCGATGTCTCAGATCAACAACAGCGGAATGTCCCGTTTGTTGGTTTTTTCTGCCCGTTGTCCTGTGAGATTTCCAAAATGTCCATACAGAGCGGTAATAAGGAAAATGAGAAAGAGCAGAGGTCAATTCCACAGCCGTGTGACCTGCAG ACTGCACTGCACGTGCCAACAGGCTCTACGGTGCAGACTGTGCCATACATGACAACAAGCTCTACTGTGAATACTGTGCCACCCATGACAACACACTCCACGATGCAGTCTGTGCCACTCATCACAACACGCTCTGTGGTGCAGACTGTGCCACCCATGACAACATGCGCTGCTGTTCAGACTGTGCCAGATGTGACAACACACTCTATAGTGCAGACTGTGCCACACGTGACAATACGCCCTACTGTAAATACTGTGCCACCCATGACAACACACTCCACGATGCAGACTGTGCCACTTGCCACAACATGCTCTATGGTGCAGACTGTGCCACCCATGACAACACACTCCATGATGCAGTCTGTGCCATACATGACAACATGCGCTACGGTTCAGACTGTGCCACTCCTGACAACACACTGTATGGCGCAAAATGTATCTCATATGAAAACCCACTCCACGCTACAGACTGTGCCGCACGTGGCAATCCCCTCTATGCTGCAGACTGTCCGGCAACCTGCGATCTTTGAAGGAAAGAttgaaaaagtgtcatccactcCATACACTGGGATCacg GAGCAAGAGGATGCATCATGTATTTGGCCAGTTGACTGTGAAAAGTTTACACGTGATTTCTGCGAATGGTTCTTCACTCTCCTCAACGCTCAGCATCAGTCATCGGTACTGCAGAAGGAAGACTGGGGCCCTCAACACTTCCTGGAAAATGCTGAGTTTCAACTAACGTACCTGTCAGCCAGGAGAAAGTATAGCGGTGGCGAAAGCGCAAGTTCCCACTTACTTGCACTTGTACAAGAAGACAAACTTACTTTTTCACCAAATATTACTAGTAATGGAATAAAGTGTGAGAGGTCCCCAAAAGGTTTGGTGATGATGGTAGGTGGCACTGTCTTCAGGAATCAGTCCTACCTGGGTACATTTGATCAGATTTTTGAGGTAGTGGGCAACAATAAGACCAAAAACTGGAAGATACGATATGCTGATTTGAAGATCCAGAAAAGTTCTTAA